In Cycloclasticus sp., a single genomic region encodes these proteins:
- a CDS encoding glutaredoxin domain-containing protein encodes MEAKSEGKKPAAAEELAACINDAKTPIVMFSLEWCEFCWAVAKLFVEYEIPYRIINLDAAEYVDNDRGRNIRLALNKETTWNTLPQIFIGGDFVGGCMDIFTECKNGKLQERLQRLGIPYNQAITTEPTSFLPAWLHPR; translated from the coding sequence ATGGAGGCTAAAAGCGAGGGGAAAAAGCCCGCCGCTGCTGAAGAACTAGCGGCCTGTATTAACGATGCAAAAACACCCATTGTGATGTTTTCGCTCGAGTGGTGCGAATTTTGTTGGGCGGTGGCTAAGCTCTTTGTCGAATACGAAATACCTTACCGTATCATCAACTTAGACGCCGCTGAATATGTCGACAATGACCGTGGTAGAAACATTCGTTTAGCACTTAACAAAGAGACCACATGGAACACGTTGCCGCAAATTTTTATTGGTGGTGATTTTGTCGGCGGCTGTATGGATATCTTTACTGAGTGTAAAAACGGTAAATTACAGGAGCGTTTGCAGCGCTTAGGTATTCCTTATAATCAGGCTATAACAACCGAGCCAACGAGTTTCCTACCGGCTTGGTTGCACCCACGTTAA
- a CDS encoding DUF924 family protein: MQQEILDFWFNQIEQKLWWQKDDAFDRLITKKYSAIHQQASRCELYPWRESAQGRLAEIIILDQFSRNMFRDSALAFANDSLALTLAQEAVSSGADKELSQLQRGVLYLPYMHSESRKIHDVALALYKKNGIQTNYDFELKHKKIIDQFGRYPHRNKILDRQSTEEELAFLTLPGSGF, encoded by the coding sequence ATGCAGCAAGAAATTTTAGACTTTTGGTTTAACCAAATTGAACAGAAATTATGGTGGCAAAAGGATGATGCATTTGATCGGCTAATCACTAAAAAGTACTCGGCGATTCACCAGCAAGCAAGCCGTTGTGAACTTTACCCGTGGCGAGAATCGGCACAGGGCCGATTGGCTGAAATCATCATTCTAGATCAGTTCTCTCGGAATATGTTTAGGGATTCAGCGCTTGCTTTCGCCAATGATTCATTGGCACTAACATTGGCTCAAGAGGCTGTTTCTAGTGGAGCCGATAAAGAACTAAGCCAGCTCCAGCGTGGTGTTCTTTACCTTCCTTATATGCACAGTGAATCGAGAAAAATTCACGACGTTGCTCTCGCGCTATACAAAAAAAATGGCATTCAAACGAATTATGATTTTGAGCTTAAACATAAGAAAATTATCGATCAATTTGGCCGTTACCCCCACAGAAATAAAATACTAGACCGACAATCGACCGAGGAAGAGTTAGCCTTTCTAACGCTGCCTGGTTCTGGCTTTTAA